A stretch of Acropora muricata isolate sample 2 chromosome 7, ASM3666990v1, whole genome shotgun sequence DNA encodes these proteins:
- the LOC136921750 gene encoding uncharacterized protein, producing the protein MPNPGKILGHYWDKREDTLEIQVPKSLEETPLTKRTMLSQLGKIYDPLGIISATMVEGKRLYRDACDENMSWNKEVSSSVAKDWNKWTKQLKDVKIPQSLIQDSTTVEAVEIHQFADASNLACSTVTIAVIQQGTMKVKGLLTSKSRISKRNTSIARLELISGHMAVNLAKNLCQALNTWPIRSVTIWMDSMVALYWISNPGKSWKVFVANRVRKIAQISRELKIQWKHCPSEMNLADLGSRGASLSKMEGSEWYTGPQWLLNRDDWPEQPKLISSTRSQEEEHPVREIMLYSAERKPDEWDNLLDRKPYWNTLRITDLHTTAQPSCVRKREDVGL; encoded by the coding sequence ATGCCCAATCCAGGGAAGATTCTGGGACACTACTGGGACAAGAGAGAGGATACACTGGAAATTCAGGTGCCAAAATCCCTCGAAGAAACTCCACTGACCAAAAGGACCATGCTTAGTCAGCTGGGAAAGATCTACGACCCACTGGGAATCATATCTGCAACTATGGTTGAAGGGAAACGCCTATACAGAGACGCCTGTGATGAAAACATGAGCTGGAATAAAGAAGTTTCATCATCCGTAGCCAAGGATTGGAACAAGTGGACAAAGCAGCTAAAGGATGTTAAGATTCCCCAAAGCCTAATACAAGACAGCACAACAGTCGAGGCAGTTGAGATCCATCAGTTTGCTGACGCGAGCAACTTGGCCTGTTCCACTGTAACAATCGCAGTAATTCAACAAGGAACTATGAAAGTGAAAGGTCTACTAACCTCAAAATCAAGAATATCCAAGCGGAACACATCAATTGCAAGGCTCGAGCTGATAAGTGGTCACATGGCGGTGAACCTCGCTAAGAATCTCTGCCAGGCTCTAAATACATGGCCAATAAGGTCCGTAACAATTTGGATGGACAGTATGGTTGCCCTATACTGGATCTCGAACCCAGGAAAGTCATGGAAAGTCTTCGTTGCTAATAGAGTCAGAAAGATTGCCCAGATCTCAAGAGAACTTAAAATCCAGTGGAAGCACTGCCCTTCCGAGATGAACTTAGCTGATTTAGGAAGCAGAGGAGCCTCCCTTAGTAAGATGGAAGGCAGTGAGTGGTATACTGGACCCCAGTGGCTGCTCAATCGAGATGACTGGCCTGAACAACCAAAGTTGATAAGCAGTACGAGGTCTCAAGAAGAAGAGCACCCCGTAAGAGAGATCATGCTTTACTCTGCGGAGAGGAAGCCAGATGAGTGGGATAACCTACTAGACCGGAAGCCGTACTGGAATACCCTCAGAATAACCGATTTGCACACAACAGCTCAGCCAAGTTGTGTAAGGAAAAGAGAAGACGTGGGCCTTTGA
- the LOC136921749 gene encoding uncharacterized protein has protein sequence MIARNYWRRREQKEIPNGLEKPGWKLVKDERTNILKCVGRIQNYRPTYLEKGLFVQKLVKHVHERMMHLGTASTMAAIREQWWIPKLRCLVKRAIRDCNICKVFAAKTFQGAATGPLPTFRTEVSRPFQHTGVDFAGPLIYKINKNEEGKAYILIFTCAVLRAVHLEVTRSQTAIEFQRKLNAFITRRTRPQRMISDNAAVFKTTADWIRKLRRSEQLHDFLAAQEIQWTFNLAKSPWWRGMYERLIKDIKKTLYKTLGKTKLTLEQLEAVVMDIEKHMNNRPLTYVESESGEDQVLTPNLIMWGQGAHILEDIEVEDDELTRFHRRLNNAKQHAWSRWQREYLHSLMESHRVKRLDAHAPEVGEVVLILGEEKNRGRWKKGKVIRIVKGADGVARGVILLHKGKQLERPIQSVCPLEIRSAEHEPVQGACPKRRESTRERRRAASRIKNIFRDDD, from the coding sequence ATGATTGCCAGAAATTACTGGAGGAGAAGAGAGCAGAAGGAAATCCCTAACGGTCTAGAGAAACCAGGCTGGAAGCTCGTCAAGGATGAGAGAACGAACATTCTCAAGTGCGTTGGTAGGATACAGAATTACAGACCTACTTACCTTGAAAAGGGGCTTTTCGTACAGAAGCTCGTTAAACATGTGCACGAACGAATGATGCACCTGGGGACAGCCAGCACTATGGCAGCTATTAGAGAGCAATGGTGGATACCCAAGCTGAGATGCCTGGTCAAGAGAGCGATACGCGACTGCAATATTTGCAAGGTGTTTGCCGCCAAGACATTCCAGGGTGCAGCCACCGGTCCCTTGCCGACATTCCGCACCGAAGTGAGCAGACCCTTTCAGCACACGGGAGTTGATTTCGCCGGACCACTCATCTACaagataaacaagaatgaagagGGCAAGGCATACATACTTATATTCACTTGTGCGGTCCTACGAGCAGTGCATCTTGAGGTAACCAGGTCCCAAACGGCTATAGAATTCCAAAGGAAGCTGAACGCGTTTATCACTCGGAGGACGAGACCACAACGGATGATATCCGACAACGCAGCAGTGTTCAAGACAACCGCAGATTGGATCCGGAAGCTGCGGAGGAGTGAGCAGTTGCACGACTTCCTTGCCGCCCAAGAAATACAATGGACGTTCAACTTGGCCAAGTCTCCGTGGTGGAGAGGAATGTACGAGAGACTCATCAAGGATATCAAGAAGACCTTGTACAAAACATTGGGGAAAACAAAACTCACACTCGAACAGCTTGAAGCGGTGGTGATGGACATCGAAAAGCACATGAATAATCGTCCTCTGACGTACGTTGAAAGTGAGAGTGGGGAGGACCAAGTCTTAACACCGAACCTTATCATGTGGGGTCAAGGTGCACACATTCTGGAAGACATTGAAGTCGAAGATGACGAACTGACAAGGTTTCACAGACGACTGAACAACGCTAAACAACACGCATGGAGTCGATGGCAAAGAGAATATCTTCATAGCCTCATGGAGAGTCATCGAGTGAAGCGACTTGACGCGCATGCCCCAGAAGTCGGAGAAGTAGTGCTGATCCTGGGAGAGGAGAAAAACCGAGGACGTTGGAAGAAAGGAAAGGTGATCAGAATCGTTAAAGGAGCGGATGGCGTGGCGAGAGGGGTGATCTTGCTACACAAGGGGAAGCAATTGGAGAGACCGATACAGTCTGTGTGCCCCTTGGAGATAAGAAGCGCAGAGCATGAGCCAGTACAAGGTGCTTGCCCAAAGAGAAGGGAGTCTACCAGAGAAAGGAGGCGAGCAGCATCTCGCATCAAGAACATTTTCAGAGACGATGATTAA